One genomic segment of Trueperaceae bacterium includes these proteins:
- the trpE gene encoding anthranilate synthase component I, producing MSADVTTLEQARELAGAGNVVPVVATFVDDTETPVSAFLKLRDGGPCFLLESAEQGGRLGRYSFLGFSPHLSIRWADGELLEWEGAAATAGEPTRRSPAPDPYAAVAAALERFDLADADELPFAGGAVGLFGYDLVRTVEPLGDPNPDPLGLPDLALMVCELIVAFDHHKHEVSIIALAFSGADGIGPAYERAVGLIEAARERLRGAIPGRSRSHPAGARNGSVEWGSNLTREQFESNVARIVEYVRAGDAFQVVPSQRFSADCPVEAFSIYRGLRAINPSPYMYFLDFGDFEIAGASPEPLVKVTGRRVETRPIAGTYPRGGDEEEDRANAERLLADPKERAEHVMLVDLGRNDLGRVCRPGTVRVTDLMRVERYSHVMHLVSTVEGELAEGKTALDALAATLPMGTASGAPKIRAMEIIDELEPVRRGPYAGAFGYVSVTGDMDMALTLRTVVVTGGRMHLQAGCGVVADSVPANEWREALNKLAALRRAVEMATEGLA from the coding sequence GTGAGCGCGGACGTCACGACACTCGAGCAGGCCCGCGAGCTTGCCGGGGCCGGGAACGTCGTTCCGGTCGTCGCGACGTTCGTCGACGACACCGAGACCCCCGTCTCCGCCTTCCTGAAGCTGCGCGACGGCGGCCCCTGCTTCCTGCTCGAGTCGGCCGAGCAGGGCGGGCGGCTCGGCCGCTACTCGTTCCTCGGCTTCAGCCCCCACCTCTCGATCCGCTGGGCCGACGGCGAGCTGCTCGAATGGGAGGGCGCCGCCGCTACCGCGGGCGAGCCGACCCGCCGCAGCCCTGCACCCGACCCCTACGCTGCCGTCGCGGCCGCGCTCGAGCGCTTCGACCTCGCCGATGCCGATGAGCTCCCGTTCGCCGGCGGCGCCGTCGGCCTGTTCGGCTACGACCTGGTCCGCACCGTCGAGCCGCTCGGCGATCCGAACCCCGACCCGCTCGGGCTCCCCGACCTGGCGCTGATGGTCTGCGAGCTGATCGTCGCCTTCGACCATCACAAGCACGAGGTCTCGATCATCGCTCTCGCGTTCAGCGGCGCGGACGGGATCGGGCCCGCGTACGAGCGCGCCGTCGGGCTGATCGAAGCGGCCCGCGAGCGTCTCCGCGGCGCGATCCCAGGCCGCTCTCGCAGCCATCCGGCCGGGGCCCGCAACGGGTCGGTCGAGTGGGGGTCGAACCTGACCCGCGAGCAGTTCGAGTCGAACGTCGCGCGGATCGTCGAGTACGTCCGCGCGGGCGACGCGTTCCAGGTAGTCCCCTCCCAGCGCTTCAGCGCCGACTGCCCCGTCGAGGCGTTCTCGATCTATCGGGGGCTGCGGGCGATCAACCCCTCGCCATACATGTACTTCCTCGACTTCGGAGACTTCGAGATCGCCGGCGCATCGCCGGAGCCGCTCGTCAAGGTGACCGGGCGGCGGGTCGAGACCCGGCCGATCGCCGGGACCTACCCGCGCGGCGGCGACGAGGAGGAGGATCGCGCCAACGCCGAACGGCTGCTGGCCGACCCGAAGGAGCGGGCCGAGCACGTGATGCTCGTCGACCTCGGCCGCAACGACCTCGGGCGCGTCTGCCGGCCCGGCACCGTGCGGGTGACAGACCTGATGCGCGTCGAGCGCTACAGCCACGTGATGCACCTCGTCAGCACCGTCGAGGGCGAGCTGGCCGAGGGGAAGACGGCGCTCGACGCGCTGGCCGCGACCCTGCCCATGGGCACGGCCTCCGGCGCCCCGAAGATCAGGGCGATGGAGATCATCGACGAGCTCGAGCCCGTCAGGCGCGGCCCCTACGCCGGTGCGTTCGGCTACGTCTCGGTCACCGGCGACATGGACATGGCGCTGACGCTGCGCACGGTCGTCGTCACCGGCGGCAGGATGCACCTGCAGGCCGGCTGCGGGGTCGTGGCGGACTCGGTCCCGGCGAACGAGTGGCGCGAGGCGCTCAACAAGCTGGCGGCGCTGAGGCGCGCTGTCGAGATGGCCACGGAGGGCCTGGCGTGA
- a CDS encoding aminodeoxychorismate/anthranilate synthase component II: protein MSLQGATVAPGSVGFRAPAEAPGAGKHVLVVDNYDSFTYNLVQGLAELGARLTVWRNDAFTVADVEELAPHGVVISPGPCTPDDAGMSVELVRSLAPKLPILGVCLGHQAIGAAFGGRVVRAGRVMHGKTSRVHHDGTGIFSGRPQPLTAGRYHSLVLEDAPPGLVVNAWTEDGDERVIMGVRHETYPVWGVQFHPESILTQDGAAMLGTFLSSLGGG, encoded by the coding sequence GTGAGCCTGCAGGGAGCGACGGTCGCGCCGGGCTCGGTCGGCTTCCGGGCGCCCGCCGAGGCGCCGGGCGCCGGCAAGCACGTCCTCGTCGTCGACAACTACGACTCGTTCACCTACAACCTCGTCCAGGGGCTGGCGGAGCTGGGGGCGCGCCTGACCGTGTGGCGCAACGACGCCTTCACGGTCGCCGACGTCGAGGAGCTAGCCCCCCACGGTGTGGTCATCTCGCCCGGCCCCTGCACCCCCGACGACGCCGGCATGAGCGTGGAGCTCGTGCGGAGCCTCGCGCCCAAGCTGCCGATCCTCGGCGTCTGCCTGGGGCACCAGGCGATCGGCGCCGCGTTCGGCGGACGCGTCGTGCGCGCCGGACGGGTCATGCACGGCAAGACCTCGCGCGTGCACCACGACGGCACCGGCATCTTCTCCGGCAGGCCCCAGCCCCTGACCGCGGGGCGGTACCACTCCCTGGTGCTCGAGGACGCGCCGCCCGGCCTCGTCGTGAACGCCTGGACCGAGGACGGCGACGAGCGCGTGATCATGGGCGTGCGCCACGAGACCTACCCCGTGTGGGGCGTGCAGTTCCACCCCGAGAGCATCCTCACCCAGGACGGCGCCGCCATGCTCGGCACGTTCCTCTCCTCGCTGGGCGGCGGGTGA
- a CDS encoding galactosyltransferase-related protein, producing the protein MTSGGAGPALSVITASRGRHELLLRKAASLAAQTLPPSEFEWRLWLNEPPEDVAVVREALEALALPFAVWVGGGSDEPVGRARDLAAEGARGRVLLLSDDDCLPAPGALAAHLAFHDATPRAVGVGPLRLPPELRRGRRAEPFERPAALGRRAWWFNLTGANSSLPAAAFRAVGGYDPAWRDYGGEDPELALRLRDAGLRFRHVPGGDAYHHGRVWDDERKAYLAGRAHVRVWRRHQRPDVALALGVHPWLLALKRAALGGPWARLLDPDVRRYELAYARGARDELRGAAPRSAAVTR; encoded by the coding sequence GTGACCTCCGGCGGCGCCGGACCGGCGCTCAGCGTGATCACCGCCAGCCGCGGGCGCCACGAGCTGCTCCTGCGCAAGGCCGCGTCGCTGGCCGCCCAGACGCTCCCGCCCTCCGAGTTCGAGTGGCGCCTGTGGCTGAACGAGCCGCCCGAGGACGTGGCGGTCGTGAGGGAGGCGCTGGAGGCCCTGGCGCTGCCCTTCGCCGTGTGGGTGGGGGGCGGCAGCGACGAGCCCGTGGGCCGGGCGCGCGACCTGGCGGCGGAGGGCGCCCGCGGACGCGTCCTGCTCCTCAGCGACGACGACTGCCTGCCCGCGCCCGGCGCGCTGGCGGCGCACCTGGCGTTCCACGACGCGACGCCGCGCGCCGTCGGCGTGGGTCCCCTGCGCCTGCCGCCGGAGCTGAGGCGCGGCCGCCGCGCCGAGCCGTTCGAGCGCCCCGCCGCCCTCGGTCGCCGCGCCTGGTGGTTCAACCTCACGGGCGCGAACTCCAGCCTGCCCGCCGCGGCGTTCCGCGCGGTGGGCGGCTACGACCCCGCCTGGCGCGACTACGGCGGCGAGGACCCCGAGCTGGCGCTCAGGCTGCGCGACGCCGGCCTGCGCTTCCGCCACGTGCCGGGCGGCGACGCCTACCATCACGGACGCGTGTGGGACGACGAGCGCAAGGCCTACCTGGCCGGCCGGGCGCACGTGCGCGTCTGGCGGCGGCATCAGCGGCCGGACGTAGCCCTCGCGCTCGGCGTGCACCCCTGGCTGCTCGCCCTCAAGCGGGCGGCGCTCGGCGGGCCGTGGGCGCGGCTCCTCGACCCGGACGTGCGCCGCTACGAGCTCGCCTACGCCAGGGGCGCCCGCGACGAGCTCCGTGGCGCCGCGCCGCGGTCAGCGGCCGTCACGCGGTAG
- the trpD gene encoding anthranilate phosphoribosyltransferase, whose translation MSEEFDVASLLGRVFDGETLERDEARDVMGRLMDGKLSQVQAAALLAALRTRGETVEEIIGFAQAMRERAVPVRVSVDGPLVDTCGTGGTGLNVFNVSTTATFLAAALGVRVAKHGNVGVTRPSGSADVLRAAGANLDLTGDAVARAIETVGVGFIFARNHHPAMRFVAPIRADLKARTIFNNLGPLTNPAGAQRQLMGVFSPDLARLLAEVLRGLGVERALVVHGDGLDDLTVTGPSSVTELRADGSIEEYEVAPEDLGVGRHPAHELAGGGPEENAAIMRRVLGGGAPAAASEVVALNAGAAAYLAGLAPDLRSGVAAALEALRSGAGLSKLDEYVAFTRDAAAA comes from the coding sequence ATGAGCGAGGAGTTCGACGTCGCGTCGCTGCTGGGGCGCGTCTTCGACGGCGAGACCCTGGAGCGCGACGAGGCCCGCGACGTCATGGGCCGCCTGATGGACGGCAAGCTCTCGCAGGTGCAGGCCGCGGCCCTGCTGGCGGCGCTGCGCACGCGCGGCGAGACCGTCGAGGAGATCATCGGGTTCGCCCAGGCGATGCGCGAGCGCGCCGTCCCGGTGCGGGTCAGCGTCGACGGACCGCTCGTCGACACCTGCGGCACCGGCGGCACCGGACTGAACGTCTTCAACGTCAGCACGACGGCGACGTTCCTGGCGGCGGCGCTCGGCGTGAGGGTGGCCAAGCACGGCAACGTCGGCGTCACGCGCCCCTCGGGCTCGGCCGACGTGCTGAGGGCCGCGGGGGCGAACCTCGACCTCACGGGCGACGCGGTCGCCAGGGCCATCGAGACGGTCGGCGTGGGCTTCATCTTCGCCCGCAACCACCACCCGGCCATGCGCTTCGTCGCGCCCATCAGGGCCGACCTCAAGGCGCGGACGATCTTCAACAACCTGGGCCCCCTCACGAACCCCGCGGGCGCGCAGCGGCAGCTGATGGGCGTGTTCTCGCCCGACCTGGCGCGCCTCCTGGCCGAGGTGCTGCGCGGCCTGGGCGTCGAGCGCGCGCTGGTCGTGCACGGCGACGGGCTCGACGACCTCACCGTGACCGGCCCCAGCAGCGTCACCGAGCTGAGGGCCGACGGCTCGATCGAGGAGTACGAGGTCGCGCCGGAGGACCTGGGCGTGGGACGGCACCCCGCCCACGAGCTCGCCGGCGGCGGGCCCGAGGAGAACGCCGCGATCATGCGCCGCGTCCTGGGCGGCGGGGCGCCGGCGGCGGCCAGCGAGGTCGTGGCGCTGAACGCCGGCGCCGCCGCCTACCTGGCCGGCCTCGCGCCCGACCTCCGCTCGGGCGTGGCGGCGGCGCTCGAGGCGCTGCGCAGCGGCGCGGGCCTGTCCAAGCTCGACGAGTACGTCGCCTTCACCCGCGACGCCGCCGCGGCCTG